GGTGACTCTGCCAGCCGCTGCCATTTTAGCTTACACGATCAGCTTGTTGTTAAACTAACAAATAAACGGAGTAACGTGATGCCTGAAAATACCACCGATCTTTTTGTGGAACGCGCCGTCAGAGAACGCTACGCGCATGCAGCACAAAAACGGGAAACGGCGCTGTGTTGTCCCGTCGAATACGATCAAAAGTATCTCAAAATTCTCCCACAGGAAATTTTGGAACGCGATTACGGCTGCGGCGACCCCTCCCATTTTGTGCGGCCTGATGAAGTCGTGCTCGATCTCGGCAGCGGCGGCGGCAAAATCTGTTATATCGCCGCGCAAATTGTTGGGTCGCAGGGAAAAGTCATCGGGGTTGATATGAACGACGACATGCTCGCGCTGGCTCGCAAGTATCAGTATGAGATGGCGGAAAAAATCGGCGCGCGCAACGTCGAATTTCGCAAAGGCAAAATTCAGGATTTGCGTCTGGATCTCGAAGAAGTGGATGAGTATCTGCGCACCAACCCGATTCGCTCCAGCGCCGATTTGCAGCTTCTCGAAGAATATTGCCAGGCGCTGCGCCTCAACACGCCGCTGATCGAAGACAACTCCATCGACGTGGTGGTGTCCAACTGCGTGTTGAATCTTGTTAAAGAAGAAGATCGCCGGCAGCTCTTTGCGGAAATCTTTCGCGTGCTCAAAGTCGGAGGCCGCGCGGCCATTTCAGATATTGTCAGTGACGAAGAAGTGCCCGAATCTCTCAAAAATGATCCCGCGTTGTGGAGCGGCTGCATTTCCGGCGCGTTCACGGAAGAAGGATTCCTCAAAGCTTTTGAGAATACCGGATTTTACGGCATGGAATTCGTCAAGCGCGATGACAAACCGTGGCAAACGCTTGAGGGCATCGAATTTCGCAGCGTCACCGTTGTCGCTCACAAAGGCAAGCAAGGCCCCTGTTACGAGCGCAACCAGGCGGTGATTTACAAAGGCCCGTGGAAGGCGGTGATCGACGACGATGGCCATACGCTTTATCGCGGCGAGCGCATGGCGGTTTGCGATAAAACTTTCCGTCTTTATATGCGGGAAGGAAGCCCTTATGCGCAAAGTCTTATCGCCATCGAACCCTACGACGATGTTCCATTGGAAACGGCCAAAGCTTTCAATTGCTCAAAAAATGCGCGGCGCCATCCGAAAGAAACCAAAGGGCAGGATTACAAAGTGACTGAAATCAGCGAGGGATCGTGCTGCGGGCCGGATGGGTGTTGTTGAACTGGCGGGGTGTCCGTCGTCTTTTGGACGGCAACAGAAAGCGCATCACTTTTAGTTTGGAATAATAAGATCGATTTGATTGCCAAAATCAAATATGAATCCCAGCCCCAATCCAACCATCCAACTGGGGGTGAGTTGGATGCTGCGCACATTCTGATAAGCTGGCATTTGGCCGAAAATGCGAAACGTCGAATTTTTTCCAAAATAAGAGAACGCCGGTTCCACGAACCAGGCAGAGCTTCCCGTTGCTGCCAAAATTCTTTTGTTCGAGTAATCCTGCTTGGCGAATCGTCCCCGTGCGGATAAAGAAAAACTCATGTGTTCATGATAATTGTATTCCATCCCCGCTGACACAACAAGCTCGTCGCCAAATTTGTAGCCGTCAAAATTTGCGCCGGCATAGCGATAGAGGCCATGAACGTTGAATCGCAGACGTTGGCGAGGAAGATGATAGGCCGCATAAAGCCAGCCGAGAAGGTCAATGGCGCCCGTACCCGGCTGAAGATCGATGGGGAGTCTTGCGCCGTTGCGTTGTTGACGGTAATTTCCGATCGGCGGCTTTGCCCCTGCGCCCAGCGCCAGCTCAAAAGGTCCGGTGAGCGTGGGTGCGATTGCCAGATATTTTATCATCATAACCGGATCGCCCAAACCATCGCCCTCGACTTTCAGCCTCTGCGTCACGTTGCCCAGACTGTTTCGCGCAGTCAACTCGCGGTTGCGCACCACATAATTGAGATGTAACAACAGCGATACTCTTTCGGCTAAACCGTATTCCATCTCAAGCCCAAAAACTTGCACATTGGCCTTGCGGGCGAGGGGATCATCAATTTTGCGCGTCGCTTCGAAAGTATTGCCCAAGTGGGCGTGCCGGTAATTCACATTGAGATTCAGGCGTTTGAAGGGAATGACACCGTGCTCCAGACTTTCAATGGCTGCGGAACCAGCCGTGCAGCAACCCTGGGCATGAAGTTTCACCGCGAAGGCCAGCAACACGGCCGCCAGAAACGCAGTTATCCTAACAACGTTTTTCGGTTTCGTGTTCATGGCTGCACTTCTACGTCGATTATTTTGCTGGCGGTTCCACCGCGCC
This sequence is a window from Cytophagia bacterium CHB2. Protein-coding genes within it:
- a CDS encoding methyltransferase domain-containing protein — encoded protein: MPENTTDLFVERAVRERYAHAAQKRETALCCPVEYDQKYLKILPQEILERDYGCGDPSHFVRPDEVVLDLGSGGGKICYIAAQIVGSQGKVIGVDMNDDMLALARKYQYEMAEKIGARNVEFRKGKIQDLRLDLEEVDEYLRTNPIRSSADLQLLEEYCQALRLNTPLIEDNSIDVVVSNCVLNLVKEEDRRQLFAEIFRVLKVGGRAAISDIVSDEEVPESLKNDPALWSGCISGAFTEEGFLKAFENTGFYGMEFVKRDDKPWQTLEGIEFRSVTVVAHKGKQGPCYERNQAVIYKGPWKAVIDDDGHTLYRGERMAVCDKTFRLYMREGSPYAQSLIAIEPYDDVPLETAKAFNCSKNARRHPKETKGQDYKVTEISEGSCCGPDGCC